One region of Polaribacter pectinis genomic DNA includes:
- a CDS encoding glyoxalase — translation MEKKQLFKSIRAFIGAKDFDESRSFYKDLEFTEVVISKNMSFFKVDEKLGFYLQKAFVKDWVDNSMLFLEVEDLETYLVKMKAKNLPKKYSKVRLSEIVVNDWGKEFFLHDPSGILWHFGNFNQ, via the coding sequence ATGGAAAAAAAGCAACTGTTTAAATCGATAAGAGCGTTTATTGGCGCAAAAGATTTCGATGAATCTCGAAGTTTTTATAAAGATTTAGAATTTACTGAAGTTGTTATATCAAAAAATATGTCTTTTTTTAAAGTTGATGAAAAATTAGGTTTTTATCTTCAAAAAGCATTTGTAAAAGATTGGGTAGATAATTCGATGTTATTTCTAGAAGTAGAAGATTTAGAGACTTATCTAGTAAAAATGAAAGCTAAAAATCTACCAAAAAAATATTCTAAAGTCAGACTGTCTGAAATTGTTGTTAACGATTGGGGAAAAGAGTTTTTTTTACACGATCCATCAGGAATCTTGTGGCATTTTGGTAATTTTAATCAATAA
- a CDS encoding tetratricopeptide repeat-containing sensor histidine kinase, which produces MLDKTSKYLKKLQFIIFIICSFSYGQTSKLDSAYYYFNKAKQFDYQNKHFRAYENYIKSLKLYEKINEIDSVAKCNIVLFELIESQNDLNKNSKPYLDAYYTYALQKKDTLFILKSYNRYAQIYWNRDTIAKSRNYYNKFLKLANSKNFIKYKAGVYSNLAFLYTKKKPDSSTFYYEKTLKYKNQLSDFQLLGTYINFAVFLKSQKKYYEAIQQLKKAEQLNTGNYKLKYNKVIYRNFANYYSLVNNHKKALHYYKKYNAVRDSLNNTQQNIAISDLDKKYQTAEKENQILQLEKDNLETEAKRIKNRNMLIGSLLFILLAGTIGILSLKNSKRKQKLAEQEKELETQKNLTLLKEQELTTINAMVDGQEKERKRIAEDLHDNLGSVLATLKLHFENLKINSEKKKIDQETLFNKTEGLIDEAYLKVRRIAHAKNAGVIANQGLLTAVKMMAEKISSADKIKIDVVDFGLNERVENSLEISVFRIIQELITNIIKHAEAKNATVNISLYDKNLNIIIEDNGKGFNINKVNLKKGMGINSIKTRVEHLKGTFEIDSTIGKGSSVIINIPVE; this is translated from the coding sequence ATGTTAGATAAAACATCTAAATATCTAAAAAAACTACAATTTATAATATTTATAATTTGTAGTTTTTCTTATGGTCAAACTTCTAAATTAGATTCTGCATATTATTATTTTAATAAAGCAAAGCAATTTGATTATCAAAATAAACATTTTAGAGCTTATGAAAATTATATAAAATCTCTAAAATTATATGAAAAAATAAATGAAATAGATAGTGTTGCCAAATGTAATATAGTGTTATTTGAACTTATCGAATCACAAAATGATTTAAACAAAAATTCTAAACCCTATTTAGATGCATACTATACATACGCTTTACAAAAAAAAGATACCTTATTTATACTAAAATCTTACAACAGATACGCCCAAATTTATTGGAATCGAGATACAATAGCAAAATCTAGAAATTATTATAATAAGTTTTTAAAACTTGCAAATTCTAAAAATTTTATAAAATATAAAGCTGGTGTCTATTCTAATCTTGCATTTTTATACACAAAAAAAAAACCAGATTCTTCTACTTTTTATTATGAGAAAACACTTAAATACAAAAATCAATTATCTGATTTTCAGTTATTAGGTACATATATAAACTTTGCAGTTTTCTTGAAAAGTCAAAAAAAGTATTATGAAGCTATTCAACAATTAAAAAAAGCAGAACAATTAAACACTGGTAATTATAAGCTAAAATATAATAAAGTTATATATAGGAATTTTGCGAATTATTATAGTTTGGTAAACAATCACAAAAAAGCACTTCATTATTATAAAAAATACAACGCTGTTAGAGATAGTTTAAATAACACACAACAAAATATTGCAATTTCAGATTTAGACAAAAAATATCAAACAGCAGAAAAAGAAAACCAAATTCTTCAACTAGAAAAAGATAATTTAGAAACAGAAGCCAAAAGAATAAAAAACAGAAACATGTTAATTGGCTCTCTCCTATTTATTTTATTAGCAGGAACAATTGGAATTTTATCATTAAAAAACTCCAAAAGAAAACAAAAACTTGCAGAGCAAGAAAAAGAGCTAGAGACCCAGAAAAATCTTACTCTTTTAAAGGAACAAGAATTAACTACTATAAATGCAATGGTAGATGGGCAAGAAAAAGAACGCAAACGCATTGCAGAAGATTTGCATGATAATTTAGGTTCAGTTTTAGCAACATTAAAATTACATTTCGAAAACTTAAAAATTAATAGCGAAAAGAAAAAAATAGATCAGGAAACTTTATTTAATAAAACTGAAGGTCTTATAGATGAAGCATATTTAAAAGTACGCAGAATTGCACATGCTAAAAATGCAGGTGTAATTGCAAACCAAGGGTTGTTAACTGCTGTTAAAATGATGGCAGAAAAAATATCTTCTGCAGATAAAATTAAAATAGACGTTGTTGATTTTGGTTTAAATGAAAGAGTAGAAAACAGTTTAGAAATTAGTGTTTTCAGAATTATTCAAGAACTAATTACCAATATTATAAAACACGCAGAAGCTAAAAATGCAACCGTAAATATCTCTTTATATGATAAAAATTTAAATATTATTATTGAAGATAATGGTAAAGGTTTTAATATAAATAAAGTAAATCTAAAAAAAGGAATGGGAATTAATTCAATTAAAACTAGGGTCGAACACCTAAAAGGTACTTTTGAAATCGATTCTACCATAGGAAAAGGGAGTTCTGTTATTATAAATATCCCAGTAGAATAA
- a CDS encoding DUF6175 family protein, with amino-acid sequence MKLKIIIIALIAIVSAKTYSQNVEQVQPTIMVMPFTKSGENALELFENDFKWQSIIARVNNSLQERGFRPKDLQETINQVKRTKAISSLKNANFNVEEAIYMEARTDIIVKAFINIHSEDGGATNSVQVSLKAIEASSRMSLYDMPTASSPPFKTTDYGYLVDRVLTEENRIEKFVDGLNEAFGQIVSLGKAITIEILVTEDSVFKLDDEIGDNADFVSELITEWVKQNANKNQYRIKQDSENILSFDEVRIPLKTESGNNYSVNDFARSISRAIAKICRKDGVKAKRSKPSVSEGTIRIILP; translated from the coding sequence ATGAAACTAAAAATTATAATAATTGCATTAATAGCAATTGTATCAGCAAAAACATATAGTCAGAATGTAGAGCAAGTACAACCAACAATTATGGTTATGCCTTTTACAAAATCTGGTGAAAATGCATTAGAATTATTCGAAAATGATTTTAAATGGCAATCTATTATTGCAAGAGTAAATAATTCTCTGCAAGAAAGAGGTTTTAGACCAAAAGATTTACAAGAAACTATAAATCAAGTTAAAAGAACAAAAGCTATAAGTTCTTTAAAGAATGCCAATTTTAATGTGGAAGAGGCAATTTATATGGAAGCAAGAACAGATATTATTGTTAAAGCTTTTATTAATATTCATTCAGAAGATGGTGGAGCTACCAATAGCGTACAAGTTTCACTTAAAGCCATAGAAGCTTCTTCTAGAATGTCTTTATACGATATGCCAACAGCCTCTTCTCCTCCATTTAAAACAACAGATTATGGGTATTTAGTTGACAGAGTTTTAACTGAAGAAAATAGAATAGAAAAATTTGTGGATGGTTTAAATGAAGCTTTCGGACAAATTGTATCTCTTGGAAAAGCCATTACTATAGAAATTTTAGTAACAGAAGACAGTGTTTTTAAATTAGATGATGAAATTGGTGATAATGCAGATTTTGTGTCTGAATTAATAACAGAATGGGTCAAACAAAACGCTAATAAAAATCAATATAGAATTAAGCAAGATTCAGAAAACATTTTAAGTTTTGATGAAGTAAGAATTCCTTTAAAAACGGAAAGTGGCAATAATTATTCTGTAAATGACTTTGCAAGAAGCATATCTAGAGCAATTGCAAAAATTTGCAGAAAAGATGGTGTAAAAGCTAAAAGAAGCAAACCTTCTGTATCTGAAGGAACTATAAGAATTATTTTACCTTAA
- a CDS encoding response regulator — MITIIMAEDHQMLIDGVKSFFEYDEDINIIGTVNNGEDLVKLVSLKQPKLVLTDIRMPRMDGIEATKIIKKQFPHIQVLAMTMFDQPDAIKQMLDAGATGYLLKNSGIKMLSKAIVTVANGETFFDPNVAFNFMNNYIDENVVIGKTNKIVLSNREKEILNLIANGKTSKEISENLFIAKTTVDTHRKNMIRKLNLSSGSELIKYAIDKKYQF, encoded by the coding sequence ATGATAACAATAATAATGGCAGAAGATCATCAAATGTTAATAGATGGTGTAAAATCTTTCTTTGAATATGATGAAGATATTAATATTATTGGCACTGTAAATAATGGAGAAGATTTAGTGAAATTAGTTTCTCTAAAACAACCAAAATTAGTTCTTACAGACATTAGAATGCCTAGAATGGATGGTATTGAAGCTACAAAAATTATAAAAAAACAATTTCCTCATATTCAAGTATTGGCCATGACAATGTTCGATCAACCAGATGCCATAAAACAAATGTTAGATGCGGGAGCAACAGGTTATCTTTTAAAAAATTCTGGAATTAAAATGTTATCTAAAGCAATTGTTACAGTTGCAAATGGAGAAACTTTTTTCGACCCAAATGTTGCTTTTAATTTTATGAATAATTACATAGATGAAAACGTTGTAATTGGTAAAACCAATAAAATTGTTTTATCTAACAGAGAAAAAGAAATTTTAAACTTAATTGCAAACGGAAAAACTTCTAAAGAAATTTCTGAAAATTTATTTATTGCAAAAACTACTGTAGATACCCACAGAAAAAACATGATTCGAAAACTAAATTTATCTTCTGGAAGCGAATTAATCAAATATGCAATAGACAAGAAATATCAATTCTAA
- a CDS encoding KpsF/GutQ family sugar-phosphate isomerase, protein MKNLDNILITAKKTILTESNAIANLANLIDENFEKAVKFILNSKGRVIVTGIGKSANIATKMVATFNSTGTPAIFMHAADAIHGDLGNVQKDDVVICISKSGNTPEIKVLVPLIKNYGNKIIAITGNIDSFLGKNADFPLNTFVEKEACPNNLAPTTSTTAQLVMGDALAVCLLELNNFSSKDFAKYHPGGALGKRLYLRVSDLIKNNQLPKVEENDAIAKVIVEISEKRLGVTAVLNNNKIVGIITDGDIRRMLSKTTDINHFTAKDIMGKSPKTIHENAMAIEALDALENASITQILVVNDTNEYVGVVHLHDLIKEGIF, encoded by the coding sequence TTGAAAAATTTAGACAACATTTTAATTACTGCAAAAAAAACTATTTTAACAGAAAGTAATGCTATTGCTAATTTAGCAAATTTAATTGATGAAAATTTCGAAAAAGCCGTTAAATTCATATTAAATTCTAAAGGACGCGTTATTGTTACCGGAATTGGAAAAAGTGCGAATATTGCAACTAAAATGGTAGCCACTTTTAATTCTACAGGAACTCCTGCTATTTTTATGCATGCAGCAGATGCTATTCATGGAGATTTAGGGAATGTGCAAAAAGATGATGTTGTTATTTGTATTTCTAAAAGTGGAAATACGCCTGAAATAAAAGTATTAGTTCCGTTAATTAAAAATTACGGAAATAAAATTATAGCAATTACAGGAAATATTGATTCTTTTCTTGGAAAAAATGCAGATTTCCCTTTAAATACTTTTGTAGAAAAAGAAGCTTGTCCTAATAATTTAGCACCAACAACAAGTACAACTGCGCAATTAGTTATGGGAGATGCTTTAGCTGTTTGTTTATTAGAATTGAATAATTTTAGCAGCAAAGATTTTGCAAAATACCATCCTGGAGGCGCATTAGGAAAACGTTTATACTTAAGAGTTTCAGATTTAATAAAAAATAATCAACTACCTAAAGTTGAAGAAAATGATGCGATTGCAAAAGTAATTGTAGAAATTTCAGAAAAAAGATTAGGTGTTACTGCTGTTTTAAATAACAACAAAATTGTTGGAATTATTACAGATGGTGATATTAGAAGAATGTTAAGTAAAACTACTGATATCAATCATTTTACAGCAAAAGATATTATGGGTAAAAGCCCAAAAACAATTCACGAAAATGCAATGGCAATAGAAGCTTTAGATGCTTTAGAAAATGCTAGTATTACTCAAATTTTAGTGGTGAATGACACCAACGAATATGTTGGTGTTGTGCATTTACACGATTTAATTAAAGAAGGAATTTTCTAA
- the tatC gene encoding twin-arginine translocase subunit TatC — MAEKQKEMSFLGHLEELRWHLVRGASAIFIIGIILFVFQKEVYENFLLAHRNPDFITYRLFCDFFSFFGLDSSFCNVVFKDNLISLKPTQQLMNSIWSSLILGIILAFPYLLWEIWRFIAPGLTKNEVNKSRGFIFVASFLFFCGIAFSFYVIAPISIHFLYNYQITDLIQNNFTMDSHIGLVTNMLLGVSILFELPVLVYFLTKIGLITPEFLKKYRKHALVVVLILAAIITPPDIASQIIVAIPILILYEVSIRVSKMVLKKQAKEARKNTKVKQK; from the coding sequence ATGGCAGAAAAACAAAAAGAAATGTCTTTTCTAGGTCACCTAGAAGAATTAAGATGGCATTTAGTAAGAGGTGCATCAGCAATATTTATTATAGGAATTATCTTATTTGTCTTTCAGAAAGAAGTCTATGAGAATTTCTTATTAGCACATAGAAACCCAGACTTTATAACGTACAGATTATTCTGTGATTTCTTTTCGTTCTTTGGTTTAGATAGTAGTTTTTGTAACGTAGTTTTTAAAGACAATTTAATAAGTTTAAAACCTACACAACAATTAATGAACTCAATCTGGTCTTCATTAATATTAGGTATAATTCTAGCTTTTCCTTATCTTTTATGGGAAATATGGAGGTTTATAGCTCCAGGATTAACAAAGAATGAAGTTAATAAATCCAGAGGTTTTATTTTTGTAGCTTCCTTTTTGTTTTTCTGCGGAATTGCATTCAGTTTTTATGTGATTGCTCCAATTTCAATTCACTTCTTATACAATTACCAGATAACAGATTTAATTCAGAATAACTTTACAATGGATTCTCATATTGGTCTAGTTACCAATATGTTATTAGGTGTTTCAATTCTTTTTGAATTACCTGTTTTAGTCTACTTTTTAACAAAAATAGGTTTGATAACTCCAGAATTTTTAAAGAAGTATAGAAAACATGCCTTGGTTGTTGTGCTAATTTTAGCTGCTATTATTACGCCTCCAGATATTGCGAGTCAGATTATTGTGGCAATTCCTATTCTTATTTTATATGAAGTAAGTATTAGAGTTTCTAAAATGGTATTGAAAAAACAAGCCAAAGAAGCTAGAAAAAACACGAAAGTTAAGCAGAAATAG
- a CDS encoding ATP-dependent DNA helicase RecQ gives MDLHSPLKKFFGFNKFKGLQEQVIKSIVNNENTFVIMPTGGGKSLCYQLPALMKEGTAIVVSPLIALMKNQVDAIRGISEHNGVAHVLNSSLNKTEVAQVKEDISNGITKLLYVAPESLIKEEYVTFLRTQTISFVAIDEAHCISEWGHDFRPEYRNLKHIIKAIDNVPVICLTATATEKVQEDILKTLGITDANRFKASFNRANLFYEVRPKTADVQKDIIRFVKQREGKSGIIYCLSRKKVEEIAQILQVNGIKAVPYHAGLDAKTRVKHQDMFLMEDCDVVVATIAFGMGIDKPDVRFVIHHDIPKSLESYYQETGRAGRDDGEGYCLAFYAYKDIEKLEKFMSSKPVAEQEIGHALLQEVVGYAETSMNRRKYLLHYFGEEFDEKNGDGADMDDNSRNPKKKHEAKGDVVKLLSVVKDTLQQYKSKEVVNTIIGKENALLTSHKTHLQPHFGIGKDKTASYWMALIRQVLVVNYIRKEIEQYGVVKLTEEGEKFMKNPTSFMMTEDHSYSEENDNNIITNAKSSGGAADEKLVKLLKDLRKRVATKQGVPPFAVFQDPSLDDMALKYPINLEEMSKVHGVGEGKARKFGKDFVKLIADYVDENDILRPDDLIVKSTGVNSGLKLYIIQNTDRKLPLEDIAKSKGKEMNDLIKEMEAIIYSGTKLNIDYAIDDLLDEDQQEEIHEYFMEAESDSIQEALDEFDGDYDEDELRLMRIKFINEVGN, from the coding sequence ATGGATTTACATAGTCCTCTCAAAAAATTCTTTGGATTCAACAAATTTAAAGGATTACAAGAACAGGTAATTAAGAGTATTGTTAACAATGAAAATACTTTTGTAATAATGCCTACAGGAGGAGGAAAGTCTCTTTGTTATCAACTACCAGCTTTAATGAAAGAAGGAACAGCAATTGTTGTTTCTCCTTTAATTGCATTAATGAAAAACCAAGTAGATGCCATAAGAGGAATTTCTGAACACAATGGAGTTGCACACGTTTTAAACTCTTCATTAAATAAAACGGAAGTTGCACAAGTAAAAGAAGATATTTCTAACGGAATTACTAAACTTTTATATGTTGCACCAGAATCTTTAATAAAAGAAGAATATGTAACTTTTTTAAGAACGCAAACTATTTCTTTTGTTGCAATTGATGAAGCACACTGTATTTCTGAATGGGGACATGACTTTAGACCAGAATATAGAAATTTAAAACACATTATAAAGGCCATAGATAATGTTCCTGTTATTTGTTTAACAGCTACAGCAACTGAAAAAGTTCAAGAAGACATCTTAAAAACTTTAGGAATTACAGATGCTAACAGATTTAAAGCTTCTTTTAATAGAGCTAATTTATTTTATGAAGTTAGACCAAAAACTGCAGATGTTCAAAAAGATATTATTCGTTTTGTAAAACAGCGGGAAGGAAAATCTGGAATTATTTATTGTTTAAGCCGTAAAAAAGTTGAAGAAATAGCCCAGATTTTACAGGTAAATGGTATTAAAGCAGTTCCATATCATGCAGGTTTAGATGCTAAAACTAGGGTTAAACATCAAGATATGTTTTTGATGGAAGATTGTGATGTGGTTGTTGCAACAATTGCATTTGGAATGGGAATTGACAAACCAGATGTACGTTTTGTAATTCATCATGATATTCCTAAAAGTTTAGAAAGTTATTATCAAGAAACTGGTAGAGCAGGAAGAGATGATGGTGAAGGATATTGTTTGGCTTTTTACGCTTATAAAGATATAGAAAAACTAGAGAAATTTATGTCTAGTAAACCAGTTGCAGAACAGGAAATTGGTCATGCATTGTTACAAGAAGTTGTTGGTTATGCAGAAACTTCTATGAACAGAAGAAAATATTTGTTGCATTATTTTGGTGAAGAATTTGATGAGAAAAATGGTGATGGAGCAGATATGGATGACAATTCTAGAAATCCGAAGAAAAAACATGAGGCAAAAGGAGATGTTGTTAAATTACTTTCTGTTGTAAAAGACACATTACAGCAATATAAATCTAAAGAAGTTGTAAATACAATTATTGGTAAAGAAAATGCACTTTTAACATCACATAAAACACATTTACAACCACATTTTGGTATAGGCAAAGATAAGACTGCTTCTTATTGGATGGCACTAATTCGTCAGGTTTTAGTGGTAAACTATATTAGAAAAGAAATTGAACAATATGGTGTTGTTAAGTTAACAGAAGAAGGAGAAAAGTTTATGAAAAACCCTACTTCTTTTATGATGACAGAAGACCATTCTTATTCAGAAGAAAATGATAATAACATAATTACAAATGCAAAATCTTCTGGAGGAGCTGCTGATGAAAAGTTAGTAAAACTATTAAAAGATTTACGTAAAAGAGTTGCTACTAAACAAGGAGTGCCACCTTTTGCAGTTTTTCAAGATCCGTCTTTAGACGATATGGCTTTAAAATATCCTATCAATTTAGAAGAAATGTCTAAAGTACATGGAGTAGGAGAAGGGAAAGCTAGAAAATTTGGTAAAGACTTTGTAAAATTAATTGCAGATTATGTTGATGAAAATGACATTTTAAGACCAGATGATTTAATAGTAAAAAGTACAGGGGTTAATTCTGGCTTAAAACTATATATTATTCAAAATACTGATAGAAAATTGCCTTTAGAAGATATTGCAAAATCTAAAGGAAAAGAAATGAATGATTTAATTAAGGAAATGGAGGCAATTATCTATTCTGGAACTAAATTAAATATAGATTATGCTATAGATGATTTGTTAGATGAAGATCAGCAAGAAGAGATTCATGAGTATTTTATGGAAGCAGAATCTGACAGTATACAAGAAGCTTTAGATGAATTTGATGGCGATTATGATGAAGATGAACTGCGTTTAATGCGAATTAAATTCATTAACGAAGTAGGAAATTAG
- a CDS encoding sensor histidine kinase produces the protein MSQTYIKETSTLLKDKKGYFETEKKISSQIILGALLFLDKKNELALQKLKEVSIDNEHFIYKIQSKYKNYWLYKVHSKMNKIDSLIYLNEYLEIERELNHSASLASVSDLETKYQTEKKEKENLQLKQDNLEAEAKRVKNRNLLIGSLLFILLAGTIGILSLKNSKRKRKLAEQEKELETQKNLTLLKEQELTTINAMVDGQEKERKRIAEDLHDNLGSVLATLKLHFENLQINKEKKKINQDELFNKTESLIDEAYLKVRSIAHAKNAGVIANQGLLTAVKMMAEKISSADSIKIEVIDFGLDKRLENSLETTVFRIIQELITNIIKHAEAKNATINISLYDKNLNIIIEDDGKGFEVKKVNLKGGMGISSIKTRIEHLKGTFEIDSIKGKGASVIINIPIE, from the coding sequence ATGAGTCAAACTTATATCAAAGAAACATCTACTTTACTTAAAGATAAAAAAGGGTACTTTGAAACTGAAAAAAAAATTTCTTCACAGATTATTTTAGGTGCATTATTATTTTTAGACAAAAAAAATGAACTTGCACTTCAAAAATTAAAGGAAGTTTCTATTGATAATGAACATTTTATTTACAAAATACAAAGTAAATATAAAAACTATTGGCTTTATAAAGTGCATAGTAAAATGAATAAAATAGATAGTCTAATTTATTTAAATGAATATTTAGAAATAGAAAGAGAATTAAACCATTCAGCTAGTTTAGCTAGTGTTTCAGATTTAGAAACAAAATATCAAACAGAAAAAAAAGAAAAAGAAAACCTTCAACTTAAACAAGATAATCTTGAGGCAGAAGCAAAAAGAGTAAAAAACAGAAACTTGTTAATTGGCTCTCTCCTATTCATTTTATTAGCAGGAACAATTGGAATTTTATCATTAAAAAACTCTAAAAGAAAAAGAAAACTTGCTGAACAAGAAAAAGAACTAGAAACACAGAAAAATCTTACACTTCTAAAAGAACAAGAACTAACGACCATAAATGCAATGGTAGATGGACAAGAAAAAGAACGCAAACGAATTGCAGAAGACTTACATGATAATTTAGGCTCTGTTCTGGCAACTTTAAAATTACATTTCGAAAACCTTCAAATAAACAAAGAGAAAAAGAAAATAAACCAAGACGAATTATTTAACAAAACAGAAAGTTTAATTGACGAAGCTTATTTAAAAGTTAGAAGTATTGCACACGCAAAAAATGCTGGTGTTATTGCAAACCAAGGTTTACTAACTGCTGTAAAAATGATGGCAGAAAAAATTTCATCTGCAGATTCTATTAAAATTGAAGTTATTGATTTTGGGTTAGATAAACGTTTGGAAAACAGTTTAGAAACAACTGTTTTTAGAATTATTCAAGAATTAATTACCAATATTATAAAACACGCAGAAGCGAAAAATGCGACCATTAATATCTCTTTATATGATAAAAATCTAAACATTATCATTGAAGATGATGGTAAAGGTTTTGAAGTGAAGAAAGTAAATTTAAAAGGCGGAATGGGAATTTCATCCATAAAAACAAGAATTGAGCACTTAAAAGGAACTTTTGAAATTGATTCCATAAAAGGTAAAGGCGCATCAGTTATTATTAATATTCCTATTGAATAA
- a CDS encoding papain-like cysteine protease family protein encodes MKEFYCLESITYKPQPIGSNWCWAACLSNFINNLDSISNIGVEQCDLVNYYKKYLKKVDNSFNYDEENCCPENLKNSCNIGMNDKHFPHILKKIGFECDTYETIQKLNSFDFIVKTLKENLCPIVVKTKTSVAHDILITGYGSLGDCKYIFISDPSRKYDEIYFELENFREKIKYAEKYWILKKSKKNNSEKEYLLRDTKVEDLISFPDYKMKVSKHNILFNYYNNQPNNSCFPYIPRKIVNNFIGIIVQKFLNTKGIISNESININNGKMYIGDYAYYGNYRLKKGKLQVKPIKFPYNYNLKKEWVDYYTLLDKLKNLPKIKFFNN; translated from the coding sequence ATGAAAGAATTCTATTGTTTAGAATCAATAACTTACAAACCTCAACCCATTGGATCTAATTGGTGTTGGGCTGCATGTTTATCTAATTTTATTAATAATTTAGATTCTATTTCTAATATTGGGGTAGAACAATGTGATTTGGTAAATTATTATAAAAAATATTTAAAAAAAGTTGATAATAGCTTTAATTATGATGAAGAAAATTGTTGTCCAGAAAACTTAAAAAATTCTTGTAATATTGGAATGAATGATAAACACTTTCCTCATATCCTAAAAAAAATAGGGTTTGAATGTGACACTTATGAAACCATTCAAAAATTAAATTCGTTTGACTTTATTGTAAAAACACTTAAAGAAAACCTTTGTCCAATAGTTGTAAAAACAAAAACTTCTGTGGCTCATGACATTTTAATAACGGGATATGGAAGTTTAGGTGATTGTAAGTATATATTTATTAGCGACCCTTCTAGAAAATATGACGAAATATATTTTGAGTTGGAGAATTTTAGAGAAAAAATTAAGTATGCTGAAAAGTATTGGATTTTAAAAAAATCTAAAAAAAATAATTCTGAAAAAGAATATCTTTTAAGAGATACCAAAGTTGAAGATTTAATTTCCTTTCCAGATTATAAAATGAAAGTATCAAAACATAATATATTATTCAATTATTATAATAATCAACCTAATAATAGTTGTTTCCCATATATACCAAGAAAAATTGTAAATAATTTTATAGGAATAATTGTTCAGAAATTTTTAAACACTAAAGGAATTATATCTAATGAAAGTATAAATATAAACAATGGAAAAATGTATATAGGTGATTATGCGTATTATGGTAATTACAGATTAAAAAAAGGAAAACTACAGGTAAAACCAATAAAGTTTCCTTACAATTATAATTTAAAAAAAGAATGGGTAGACTACTACACTCTTCTAGATAAACTAAAAAACTTACCAAAAATAAAATTTTTTAATAATTAA
- the lptB gene encoding LPS export ABC transporter ATP-binding protein — translation MILRAENIQKIYGSRKVVKGISLEVQQGEIIGLLGPNGAGKTTSFYMIVGMVKPNSGKIFLNDEEITEDAMYKRAQKGIGYLAQEASVFRKLSVEDNIMSVLEFTGLSKKEQKIKLESLIEEFNIGHVRKNRGDLLSGGERRRTEIARCLASDPNFILLDEPFAGVDPIAVEDIQSIVAQLKNKNIGILITDHDVQATLAITDKTYLMYNGGILKEGTPEDLAADEMVRKVYLGKDFELKKKKIF, via the coding sequence ATGATTTTAAGAGCAGAAAATATTCAAAAAATTTACGGAAGTAGAAAAGTTGTAAAAGGAATTTCTTTAGAAGTACAGCAAGGAGAAATCATTGGGCTTTTAGGGCCAAATGGTGCAGGAAAAACAACTTCTTTCTATATGATTGTTGGAATGGTTAAACCTAATTCTGGTAAAATTTTCTTAAATGACGAAGAAATTACTGAAGATGCCATGTACAAACGTGCTCAAAAAGGAATTGGTTATTTAGCACAAGAAGCATCTGTTTTTAGAAAATTATCTGTAGAAGATAATATTATGTCTGTTTTAGAATTTACAGGATTGTCTAAAAAGGAACAGAAAATAAAGTTAGAATCTTTAATTGAAGAATTTAACATTGGTCACGTTCGTAAAAACAGAGGAGATTTATTGTCTGGTGGAGAAAGACGTAGAACAGAAATTGCTCGTTGTTTAGCCTCTGACCCAAATTTTATTTTATTAGATGAACCTTTTGCAGGTGTAGACCCAATTGCTGTGGAAGATATACAGAGTATTGTAGCGCAATTAAAGAATAAAAATATTGGTATTTTAATTACAGATCATGATGTACAAGCTACTTTAGCAATTACAGATAAAACTTATTTAATGTACAATGGAGGAATTTTAAAAGAAGGAACTCCAGAAGATTTAGCTGCAGATGAAATGGTACGTAAAGTGTATTTAGGTAAAGATTTTGAATTGAAAAAGAAGAAAATATTTTAA